One Cystobacter ferrugineus genomic window, TGTGTCCCCACTGGGTGGGGTAGGTGAGGGGCTGCTTGGACAGCTCCAGGGGGATGCCACTCTCCCGGGCGGCGGACTCGACCCGCTCGAACATCGCCCGGGGATCCACGCCGTACTTCGCGCGCAGTTCCTCATGGAGATTGCTCCCGGTGCGGGGCGTGTCGGAGCGGAGCATGAAGGTCTGGTGCGTCACCCGGGCCGTGGAGGCCATGCCAAGAGACTCCAGCGCACGCGCGAGCCGCTCCGTGCCGATGAAGCACCACGGGCAGACGATGTCGGAATACACGTCGATCTTCATGACGGTCATCCTGTGGGGGTCCGGGGGTTGACGCAACACGTTGTCGCGCTTCCTCGGCCGCCCCCCAGAGCCCCATTGCCCCGCCGCGCCGTTGGGCCTATGGGAGAGATCTACCCAGCGAGGACGCCGCATGTCGCAAGTGCCTCTTCACATCGCCACGGACTTCCCAGCTCCCTCGGTGGACGACTGGCGCCGGCTCGTGGACAAGGACCTGAAGGGCAAGCCCTTCACGTCGCTCCAGTCGTCGCTCGAGGGCGGCCTGACGCTGCGGCCCCTGTACACGCAGCAGGACGCGGCCGGCACCCCTCCGCCCGAGCCTCCCGGCGTCGCCCCCTACGTGCGCGGCACCCATGCGCTCGGCCTCACCGAGGGGGGCTGGCTCGTCTGCCAGGAGTACTCCGAGCCGGACGTGGCACTCGCCTCCGAGGCCATCCGCGTGGACCTGGAGCGCGGGGCCCTCGGCGTGTGGTTGTGCCTCGGCGAGTCGCGGGGAATCCGCGTGGCGGACCTGGCCTCCCTCGAGCGGCTGCTCGCCCATGTCCCGCTCGCGAAGACGCCCGTGTATCTCGAGCCGGAGGCGAAGCCGCTCTCCTTCGCGCACCTGCTGTTGCAGGCCGCGGAGAAGGCCCGGGTCCCGCGCGAGAAGCTTCGGGGCTGTCTCGGTCTCGATCCGCTCGGCGCCCTGGCGCGCACGGAGGCGCTGGCCTCCAAGCCGGGGGTGGAGTGGGACGGCGAGGCGGTGTCCCTCGTCAAGTCGCTGCGCCAGGAGGCGCCGGGTCTGCGCGCGCTGCTCGTCTCGACGCGCCTCTACGCCGACGCGGGCGCCACGTCCGTGCACGAGCTGGCGTGGGCCATCGCCACGGGCGTGGAGTACCTGCGGACGCTGGAGCGCGCGGGCGTGCCCCCCGAGGACGCGGCGCGCTCCATCCAGTTCGCCCTGTCCGTCGGGGGCCAGTTCTTCCCGGAGATCGCCAAACTGCGCGCGGCGCGGCTGCTGTGGTCCAAGGTCGTCGCCGCCTCGGGGGGCTCGCCCGAGGCACAGGCCATGGTGCTGCACGCGCGCACCGCGAGCGCCACCAAGACCCAGCGCGACCCGTGGGTGAACATCCTGCGCGCCACCGCCGAGTCGTTCGCCGCCGTGGTGGGCGGCGCGGACAGCGTGAGCACCTCGCCCTTCGACGAGGCGCTCGGGACGCCGGACGCGAGCGCCCGCCGCCTCGCGCGCAACACGCAGCTCATCCTGCGCGACGAGTCGAGCCTCAACCGGGTGGCCGACCCCGCCGGGGGCAGCTACTACCTCGAGCAGCTCACCGGGGAGTTCGCCCGCGCGGCATGGGCGGAGCTGCGGCGCATCGAGGGGCTGGGCGGGATGGCCCGGGCGCTCGCCACGGGGGAGGTGGCCCGGGTGCTCGACGAGACGCGCGCCGCGCGGGACAAGGCCGTGCGCACGCGCCGCCTGCCCATCGTGGGCGTGAGCGAGTTCCCCCACCTGGGCGAGGCGCCCGTGCGCCGCGAGGCCCGTCCGCTCGTTCCGGGCAACCCGGCGCTGCGCCCCACGCGGGTGGCCGAGACGTTCGAGGCGCTGCGGGACGCGAGCGACCGCTACCTCCTCACGCACGGCGTGCGGCCGCGCGCCTTCATGGCCAGCCTGGGCACGGTGGCCGAGCACACCACGCGCTCGACGTGGATCGCCAATGCGCTGGCCGTCGGCGGCATCGAGGTCCAGGAGCACCACGGCTTTCCGGACGCGGCCGCCGCGGCGGAGCTCTTCGCTGGCTCCGGTGCCGCGCTCGCGGTCATCTCCGGCCCGGACGCGCTCTACCCGGAATGGGTGCCCGCGCTGTGCGCCGCGCTCAAGGCCCGAGGCGCCCGGGGGGTGGCGGTCGCGGGCCGTCCCGGTGACCACGAGGCCGCGTTCCGCGCGGCGGGCGTGGAGCTCTTCATCTACGCGGGGGCGGACCTGTTCGCGCTCCTGTCCTCACTGCACCAGCAGCTCGGAGTGGCCTGATGCGCACCCACGTCCCGGACTTCTCCGGCATCGACTTCGACGCCCCCGAAACGCGCCCGTCCGCGTCCGCGCTCGAGGCCCAGCGCCAGCACGCGCGCGAGGCCAACCGCGACGCCGAGCTCTGGCTCACGCCCGAGGGCCTGCCGCTCAAGCCCGTCTACACCCCCGAGGACTTGGAGGGCGTGGAGCACCTGGGTTCGCTGCCGGGCCTGCCGCCGTTCGTGCGTGGCCCGTACTCCACCATGTACGTGCAGCAGCCGTGGACGGTGCGCCAGTACGCCGGCTTCTCCACGGCCGAGGCCTCCAATGCCTTCTACCGCCGCAACCTCGCGGCCGGACAGAAGGGGTTGTCCATCGCCTTCGATCTGGCCACGCACCGCGGCTACGACAGCGATCACCCGCGCGTGGCGGGCGACGTGGGCATGGCGGGCGTGGCCATCGACTCCATCAAGGACATGCGCATCCTGTTCGATCGCATCCCGCTCGATCAGATGAGCGTGTCGATGACGATGAACGGCGCGGTGCTCCCGGTGCTCGCGCTCTACGTGGTGGCGGCCGAGGAGCAGGGGGTGAAGCCCGAGCAGCTCAGCGGCACCATCCAGAACGACATCCTCAAGGAGTTCATGGTCCGCAACACGTACATCTACCCGCCGGGCCCGTCGATGCGCATCATCGGCGACATCTTCCGCTTCACCGCGGAGCGGATGCCGCGCTTCAACAGCATCAGCATCAGCGGCTACCACATGCAGGAGGCGGGGGCGACGCAGGATCTGGAGCTCGGCTACACGCTGGCGGACGGCGTGGAGTACGTGCGCGCGGGGCTCGCGGCGGGCCTGGGCGTGGACGCGTTCGCGCCCCGGCTGTCGTTCTTCTGGGCCATCGGCATGAACTTCTTCATGGAGGTGGCCAAGATGCGCGCGGCCCGGATGCTCTGGGCCAGGCTCATCAAGGGCTTCTCGCCCAAGAGCGACAAGAGCCTCGCGCTGCGCACGCACAGCCAGACGTCCGGCTGGAGCCTCACCGCCCAGGACGTGTTCAACAACGTGGTGCGCACGTGCGTGGAGGCCATGGCCGCCACCCAG contains:
- a CDS encoding methylmalonyl-CoA mutase family protein; amino-acid sequence: MSQVPLHIATDFPAPSVDDWRRLVDKDLKGKPFTSLQSSLEGGLTLRPLYTQQDAAGTPPPEPPGVAPYVRGTHALGLTEGGWLVCQEYSEPDVALASEAIRVDLERGALGVWLCLGESRGIRVADLASLERLLAHVPLAKTPVYLEPEAKPLSFAHLLLQAAEKARVPREKLRGCLGLDPLGALARTEALASKPGVEWDGEAVSLVKSLRQEAPGLRALLVSTRLYADAGATSVHELAWAIATGVEYLRTLERAGVPPEDAARSIQFALSVGGQFFPEIAKLRAARLLWSKVVAASGGSPEAQAMVLHARTASATKTQRDPWVNILRATAESFAAVVGGADSVSTSPFDEALGTPDASARRLARNTQLILRDESSLNRVADPAGGSYYLEQLTGEFARAAWAELRRIEGLGGMARALATGEVARVLDETRAARDKAVRTRRLPIVGVSEFPHLGEAPVRREARPLVPGNPALRPTRVAETFEALRDASDRYLLTHGVRPRAFMASLGTVAEHTTRSTWIANALAVGGIEVQEHHGFPDAAAAAELFAGSGAALAVISGPDALYPEWVPALCAALKARGARGVAVAGRPGDHEAAFRAAGVELFIYAGADLFALLSSLHQQLGVA